The following proteins are encoded in a genomic region of Acidobacteriota bacterium:
- a CDS encoding class I tRNA ligase family protein: MNNTFYITTPIYYANSLPHLGHLYTTIVADAIRRHKRQRGFDTYFLTGTDEHGINIQRAAEKNGRTPKEQVDLIAGELKRMFHDFRLDGENGGYDIFMRTTEPFHYEGVQHLWREIAKNKTPKGNDTIYKGFYEGWFCGPCAEFKGEADRTLESPTL, encoded by the coding sequence ATGAACAATACTTTCTACATCACTACGCCGATCTATTACGCGAACAGTTTGCCGCATTTGGGGCATTTGTACACGACGATCGTCGCGGACGCTATCCGTCGGCATAAGCGGCAGCGTGGGTTCGATACCTATTTTTTGACCGGAACGGACGAGCATGGAATAAACATCCAGCGAGCGGCGGAAAAGAATGGGCGAACACCTAAAGAGCAGGTCGATCTGATCGCGGGCGAATTGAAACGGATGTTCCACGATTTTCGGCTTGACGGGGAAAATGGCGGATACGACATCTTCATGCGGACGACCGAGCCGTTTCATTACGAAGGCGTCCAACATCTGTGGCGTGAGATCGCCAAAAACAAGACGCCGAAAGGGAACGACACGATCTACAAAGGCTTTTACGAAGGCTGGTTTTGCGGACCATGTGCAGAGTTCAAAGGGGAAGCTGACCGAACGTTGGAAAGTCCAACACTTTGA